From Ardenticatenales bacterium:
TTCCCGGCGCTGTTCCCCGACAGCTTCCTCAGCGGGGCCAATCCGCTGCCGCAGATCACGGCCACCATGCTCAGCTTCGGCATGGGGGCGTCCACCCAGGCGCTGTTTGCGCGCGTGGGCGGCGGCATCTACACCAAGGCGGCGGACGTGGGCGCGGACCTGGTGGGCAAGGTGGAGGCGGGTATTCCTGAGGACGACCCGCGCAACCCGGCGACGATTGCGGATAATGTGGGCGATAACGTGGGCGACGTTGCCGGCATGGGCGCGGACCTCTACGAATCTTATGCCGGTTCCATTCTGGCAACCGCCGCGCTAGGTGTCGCCGCCGTCGCCACGGCCTCCGCCGACTTCCTCGGCGGCGTAGACCGGATCGTCATGCAGCTTCGCTATCTTTCCGCGCCGATGGTGTTGGCGGCGGTGGGCGTGTTCCTGTCCATTGCCGGCATTTACTTCGTACGTGCCGATGAAGGAGCCAGCCAACAGAAACTTATCTCCGCTCTCAGCCGCGGCCTCTATGGCAGCTCCCTCGGCATCGCCATCCTCGGCCTCGGCGTCGTCTACCTGCTCGAATTGCCCAACGCCTTCGCCATCTGGATCGCCATCGTCACCGGCCTGGTCGTGGGCATCATCGTCGGCAAATCCACCGAATACTACACCTCCCACGCCTATGACCCCACGCGCGGCATCGCCGTCCAGGCGGAAACCAGCTCCGCCACCGCCCTCATCGAAGGGTTAGCCGTAGGTATGGAATCCGGCGGCCTGCCCGTGGCCGTGGTTGCCATCGGCATCGCCATCAGCTTCTACGCCGCCGGTGGAACCGGTAACATGCTCATGGGGCTTTATGGTGTCGGCATCGCCGCCGTGGGGATGCTCTCCACGCTTGGCTTTACCCTGGCTACCGACGCCTACGGCCCTATCGCGGACAACGCCGGCGGCAACGCGGAGATGGCCGGCCTGCCCCCGCATGTGCGCGAGCGCACCGATCAGTTGGACGCCGTCGGCAACACCACGGCGGCCACGGGCAAAGGGTTCGCCATTGGCTCCGCCGCGCTCACGTCAATGGCTTTGCTGGCCGCGTATCTGGAGGAATTGCGCCTGGGTTTGATTGAGTTTCGCGGCGTGGAGCAGTTGGAAATTGCCGGCAAAACCATTGCCGTGCAGCAGATGACCATTCCCGATTTCATGACCTACTTCAACGTCACCCTGCTCAACCCCGCCGTCCTCATCGGCATCTTTGCCGGCGCGGCCACCGCCTTCTACTTCTCGGCCATGACCATGCGCGCCGTAGGGCGCGCCGCCGGCGGCATGGTGGAAGAAGTGCGGCGGCAATTCCGCGAACTCCCCGGCATCCTCCAGGGCACGGACAAACCAGACTACGCCCGCTGCGTGGAAATCAGCACCGCCTCCGCGCAAAAAGAGATGATCGCCCCCTCCGTCTTGGCGATTGCCGTCCCCGTGGTTATTGGCGTCCTCTTTGGCCCAGCGGGCGTGTTGGGCCTGCTTGTCGGCGGCCTGACCACGGGCTTCTCATTAGCGGTGATGATGTCCAACGCCGGCGGGGCCTGGGACAACGCCAAAAAGTACATCGAAGCCGGCGCGCATGGCGGCAAAGGCTCCATCGCCCACAAGGCCGCCGTCGTTGGCGATACCGTGGGCGATCCGTTCAAGGACACCTCCGGTCCCTCGCTGAACATCTTGATCAAGCTGATGTCCATGGTCTCCGTCGTATTTGCCGGCCTTGTCGTCTCCTTTGGCAGCAGCGGGCTGGTGGGGATGCTGCTGGAGGCGTTGGGCAAGTAGTCACCGCCCGATGACCCGGTTTGGGGGAGATGAAAGAGCGAACGGCTAATGGACGATCATTTCCATTAGCCGTTCGCGTATTGAGCGGGCAACGGGAAACGGGCAGTGCCGCGACGATTATAGGCGGTCACTTTAGAACCCTGCAAGCGCATCCGTCAATTCCCGAGCGA
This genomic window contains:
- a CDS encoding sodium-translocating pyrophosphatase, giving the protein MNIANIYSSILPQSAGRAPLPLAWWLAPIGAIVALIFAVYFYRSVMERSEGNARMIEIAQAVREGAMAYLRQQYRIVALAFAALFLIFAILALVGVQNPIIPVAFLTGGLFSGLCGFIGMRTATNASARTAQAASESLNGGLQVALRAGAVMGLVVVGFALLDIAVWFLILYYVFPALFPDSFLSGANPLPQITATMLSFGMGASTQALFARVGGGIYTKAADVGADLVGKVEAGIPEDDPRNPATIADNVGDNVGDVAGMGADLYESYAGSILATAALGVAAVATASADFLGGVDRIVMQLRYLSAPMVLAAVGVFLSIAGIYFVRADEGASQQKLISALSRGLYGSSLGIAILGLGVVYLLELPNAFAIWIAIVTGLVVGIIVGKSTEYYTSHAYDPTRGIAVQAETSSATALIEGLAVGMESGGLPVAVVAIGIAISFYAAGGTGNMLMGLYGVGIAAVGMLSTLGFTLATDAYGPIADNAGGNAEMAGLPPHVRERTDQLDAVGNTTAATGKGFAIGSAALTSMALLAAYLEELRLGLIEFRGVEQLEIAGKTIAVQQMTIPDFMTYFNVTLLNPAVLIGIFAGAATAFYFSAMTMRAVGRAAGGMVEEVRRQFRELPGILQGTDKPDYARCVEISTASAQKEMIAPSVLAIAVPVVIGVLFGPAGVLGLLVGGLTTGFSLAVMMSNAGGAWDNAKKYIEAGAHGGKGSIAHKAAVVGDTVGDPFKDTSGPSLNILIKLMSMVSVVFAGLVVSFGSSGLVGMLLEALGK